One part of the Flavobacterium johnsoniae UW101 genome encodes these proteins:
- a CDS encoding ABC transporter ATP-binding protein has product MSNFKKIVPFIYPYKKYAFLNIFFNVLYALFSTLSFVALIPMLQVLFDQTKERKVKPVYEGILKLQQYGEDYLSYYITTTKGTHDPGYILSIMVAIIISIFLLKNLADYLAMFFITFLRNGVLKDMRNALYKRTLELPLAFYSEKRKGDVISRISADVNEVQNSFLAILELIVKEPLTIIFTITTMLIISTKLTIFVFIFIPISGYIISLIGKQLKKQSTKAQEEQGTFLSTIEETVGGLKVVKGYNAEGYFNTVFQNSTERFFSLSNKIGNRQNLASPASEFMGITVIAILLWYGGQMVLIDKTLSGPSFIAYMGLAYNILTPAKAISKASYGVKRGNAAAERVLEILEQENTITSKENAIEKTSFDSIIDVQHVNFKYEEETVLKDFSLQIKKGQTVALVGQSGSGKSTIANLLTRFYDVNEGSISIDGINIKDMNLQSLRSLMGLVTQDSILFNDTIKANISLGKLDATDDEIIEALKIANAYEFVKELPLGIYTNIGDSGNKLSGGQKQRLSIARAVLKNPPIMILDEATSALDTESEKFVQVALENMMQNRTSIVIAHRLSTIQKADVIVVMQKGKIVEQGTHEELIAHNGTYNKLVTMQSLES; this is encoded by the coding sequence ATGAGTAATTTCAAAAAAATAGTTCCTTTTATATATCCGTATAAAAAATACGCATTCTTAAATATCTTTTTTAATGTTTTGTATGCTCTTTTCAGCACACTTTCGTTTGTTGCTTTAATACCAATGCTTCAGGTTTTATTTGACCAGACAAAAGAAAGAAAAGTTAAACCTGTATACGAAGGCATTTTAAAACTTCAGCAGTACGGAGAAGACTATTTGAGTTATTATATAACAACAACAAAAGGCACTCACGATCCTGGATACATTTTATCTATAATGGTCGCGATTATAATTTCGATCTTTTTATTAAAAAACCTAGCCGATTATTTAGCCATGTTTTTTATCACTTTTTTACGAAATGGTGTTTTAAAAGATATGAGAAATGCTTTGTATAAAAGAACATTAGAACTTCCGCTGGCTTTTTATTCTGAAAAAAGAAAAGGAGATGTTATTTCTAGAATTTCTGCAGACGTAAATGAGGTTCAGAATTCCTTTTTAGCAATTTTGGAGCTTATTGTTAAAGAACCGCTGACCATTATTTTCACCATAACAACAATGCTTATTATCAGCACGAAGCTGACAATATTTGTATTTATTTTTATTCCAATTTCCGGCTATATTATTTCATTAATTGGAAAACAATTAAAAAAACAATCTACAAAAGCACAAGAAGAACAAGGTACTTTTTTATCTACTATCGAAGAAACCGTTGGAGGATTAAAAGTGGTAAAAGGCTACAATGCTGAAGGCTATTTTAATACTGTATTTCAAAATTCTACTGAACGTTTTTTTAGCTTATCAAACAAAATAGGAAACCGTCAAAACTTAGCTTCTCCAGCAAGTGAGTTTATGGGAATCACCGTAATTGCTATTCTATTATGGTATGGAGGACAAATGGTTTTGATTGACAAAACACTAAGCGGTCCTTCGTTTATTGCTTACATGGGATTAGCTTATAATATTTTAACTCCTGCAAAAGCCATTTCTAAAGCTTCATACGGAGTAAAAAGAGGAAATGCTGCTGCCGAACGTGTTCTTGAAATATTAGAACAGGAAAACACAATTACATCAAAAGAAAATGCAATCGAAAAAACATCTTTTGATTCTATTATAGATGTGCAGCATGTTAATTTTAAATACGAAGAAGAAACTGTTTTAAAAGATTTTTCTCTTCAAATTAAAAAAGGACAGACTGTTGCACTTGTGGGGCAGTCTGGAAGCGGAAAAAGTACAATTGCCAATTTGCTGACTCGTTTTTATGATGTAAACGAAGGTTCAATTTCTATTGACGGAATCAATATTAAAGACATGAATCTGCAATCGCTTCGCAGCTTAATGGGATTGGTAACACAAGACAGTATTTTATTTAATGACACCATTAAAGCAAATATTTCTTTAGGAAAATTAGATGCAACTGATGATGAAATTATCGAAGCTTTAAAAATTGCTAACGCATATGAGTTTGTAAAAGAACTGCCGCTGGGAATCTACACTAACATTGGAGACAGCGGAAACAAACTTTCGGGCGGACAAAAACAACGTTTATCTATTGCCCGTGCCGTATTGAAAAATCCGCCGATAATGATTCTGGACGAAGCAACATCAGCATTAGATACAGAAAGTGAAAAATTTGTTCAGGTTGCGCTCGAAAACATGATGCAGAACAGAACATCGATCGTAATTGCCCACCGACTTTCAACGATTCAAAAGGCAGACGTTATTGTTGTAATGCAAAAAGGAAAAATTGTAGAACAGGGAACTCACGAAGAACTGATTGCACACAACGGAACTTACAACAAATTAGTAACGATGCAGTCTCTAGAGTCATAA
- a CDS encoding nitroreductase family protein has translation MSFLDLAKVRYSTKKYDNTKQISNEQIEELKQILRLSPSSINSQPWKFTFITNQTLKKELASQSYVNEQSINDVNLLVVFSVMENIEHFENRNLSVLPEAWIKGFYEPLIKSNGDEAVKSWLENQVYISLGFFLSACISMGLDATPMEGIDRTAYKNILKQDGYSPLFAVTVGYADAANDWAHPAVLPKSRFEMKEIIESF, from the coding sequence ATGAGTTTTTTAGATCTTGCAAAAGTTAGATATTCAACAAAAAAGTACGACAATACCAAACAGATTTCAAACGAACAAATCGAAGAATTGAAACAAATTCTGCGTTTAAGTCCATCTTCCATTAACAGTCAGCCGTGGAAATTTACTTTTATTACAAATCAGACGTTAAAAAAAGAACTGGCTTCACAATCCTATGTAAACGAACAGTCGATTAATGATGTTAATCTTTTAGTTGTATTCAGCGTAATGGAAAATATAGAACATTTTGAAAACCGAAATCTTTCTGTACTCCCAGAAGCGTGGATAAAAGGGTTTTATGAACCATTAATAAAATCGAATGGAGATGAAGCTGTAAAATCATGGTTAGAAAACCAGGTTTATATTTCTCTAGGCTTCTTTCTAAGCGCTTGTATCAGTATGGGTCTCGATGCGACTCCAATGGAAGGAATTGACCGTACGGCTTATAAAAACATTTTAAAACAAGACGGATATTCACCTTTATTTGCCGTAACAGTAGGTTATGCAGATGCTGCAAATGACTGGGCTCATCCTGCAGTTTTACCAAAATCGAGATTTGAAATGAAAGAAATTATAGAATCTTTTTAA
- a CDS encoding GlmU family protein translates to MNYILFDGPVRNALLPFTFTRPVADILIGIMTIRQKWEARLGSTITTITEDYLSAKFPMVEMEENVMINAAYLPNDALAELVSDLKENQAIFKGDDVIAFFTTENQEEVDFDTYEIIQYNEECLTVEHTWDIFSKNDAAIRADFAFLTEDRKSQPIPKSVNVIAPENVFIEEGAKLEFVTLNASNGPIYIGKNTEIMEGTVIRGPFALCENAMVKMSAKVYGATTVGPGSRIGGEVKNSVLFANSNKGHEGFLGDSVLGEWCNIGADSNNSNLKNNYEEVKLWSYETEGFAKTGLQFCGLMMGDHSKCGINTMFNTGTVVGVSANIFGSGFPRNFVPSFSWGGAAGFTTYVTKKAFETARLVMSRRNIDFDETEAAILEHIFEETKKWRKD, encoded by the coding sequence ATGAATTACATTCTTTTCGACGGTCCCGTCCGGAATGCTTTATTACCTTTTACTTTTACACGACCAGTTGCAGATATTTTAATCGGAATTATGACAATTCGTCAAAAGTGGGAGGCTCGTTTAGGTTCTACTATAACAACTATTACTGAAGACTATCTTTCTGCCAAATTCCCAATGGTAGAAATGGAAGAAAACGTAATGATAAACGCAGCGTATTTGCCAAATGATGCGCTTGCAGAATTAGTTTCTGATTTAAAAGAGAATCAGGCAATTTTTAAAGGCGATGATGTAATTGCTTTTTTTACAACCGAAAACCAGGAAGAAGTCGATTTTGATACGTACGAAATTATTCAGTACAATGAAGAATGTCTGACAGTTGAACATACATGGGACATTTTCTCAAAAAATGATGCTGCCATTCGTGCCGATTTTGCTTTTTTAACAGAAGACAGAAAATCACAGCCCATTCCTAAAAGTGTAAATGTTATTGCGCCAGAAAATGTATTTATTGAAGAAGGAGCAAAACTGGAGTTTGTAACTTTAAATGCATCTAATGGTCCTATATATATAGGTAAGAATACCGAAATTATGGAAGGAACCGTTATTCGCGGGCCTTTTGCTTTATGTGAAAATGCAATGGTAAAAATGTCGGCTAAGGTTTATGGAGCAACAACTGTTGGTCCAGGATCCAGAATAGGCGGTGAGGTTAAAAATTCAGTTCTTTTTGCGAATTCAAACAAAGGACACGAAGGATTTTTAGGAGATTCTGTTCTAGGCGAATGGTGTAATATTGGAGCTGATTCGAATAACTCAAACCTAAAAAACAATTACGAAGAAGTGAAATTATGGAGCTACGAAACAGAAGGTTTTGCTAAAACCGGACTTCAGTTTTGCGGTTTAATGATGGGAGATCATAGTAAATGCGGCATCAATACGATGTTTAATACAGGAACCGTAGTTGGTGTAAGCGCGAATATTTTTGGATCTGGTTTTCCTCGTAATTTTGTTCCGAGTTTTTCTTGGGGCGGTGCAGCGGGATTTACAACTTATGTAACCAAAAAAGCTTTTGAAACGGCAAGATTGGTTATGAGCCGAAGAAATATTGATTTCGACGAAACAGAAGCAGCAATCTTAGAGCATATTTTCGAAGAAACTAAAAAATGGAGAAAAGACTAA
- a CDS encoding phospho-sugar mutase, whose amino-acid sequence MNIAPNILNAVNEWLTPTFDQETQAAVKELMTTSPKDLEESFYKNLEFGTGGMRGVMGVGNNRINKYTLGKNTQGLSDYLHQVFPNEPLKVVIAYDCRHNSNTLAKVVADVFSANGIQVYLFSDLRPTPELSFALKYLGCQCGIVLTASHNPPEYNGYKVYWQDGGQIVPPQDKEIVNVIESLGYDKIKFNANESLIQYIDTELDKAFIKSSIENASFNTPAEAKDNLHIVFTSLHGTSIKSIPDVLSQAGYKNVHIVPEQAVPDGDFPTVKSPNPEEPEALTMALALADKTNSDIVVGTDPDCDRLGVAVRNNDGKMILLNGNQTMVLMTSFLLKQWKKAGKINGKQFVGSTIVSTPMMMELATSYGVECKVGLTGFKWIAKMIKDFPELEFIGGGEESFGFMVGDAVRDKDAVAATLLICEVAAQAKAAGSSVYKELLQLYVENGFYKEFLVSLTKKGMEGLEEINQMMVNLRQNPLKEINGQRVIMVEDYQSSTALNLLTNEESSMDIPKSNVLIYYTEDGSKICARPSGTEPKIKFYISVNAELESVLDFDDAEKFLDEKIQNIIADMQLN is encoded by the coding sequence ATGAATATTGCACCTAATATATTAAACGCAGTAAACGAATGGCTTACGCCGACATTTGACCAGGAAACGCAGGCAGCCGTAAAAGAATTAATGACTACTTCTCCAAAAGATCTTGAGGAGAGTTTCTACAAAAATCTGGAATTTGGAACCGGAGGTATGCGCGGTGTTATGGGCGTAGGAAACAACAGAATCAACAAATACACACTTGGAAAAAACACTCAGGGATTATCTGATTATCTGCATCAGGTTTTTCCAAACGAGCCTTTAAAAGTTGTTATTGCTTACGACTGTCGTCATAACAGTAATACTTTAGCTAAAGTTGTTGCTGATGTTTTCTCTGCAAACGGAATTCAGGTTTATTTGTTTTCAGATTTAAGACCAACTCCTGAATTGTCTTTTGCACTTAAATATTTAGGATGCCAATGCGGTATTGTTCTTACTGCATCACACAATCCGCCAGAATATAACGGATACAAAGTGTACTGGCAGGACGGCGGACAAATCGTTCCTCCACAAGACAAAGAAATTGTCAATGTAATTGAAAGCTTAGGTTATGACAAAATCAAATTCAATGCAAACGAAAGCTTAATTCAGTACATCGATACAGAACTTGACAAAGCGTTTATAAAATCATCTATAGAAAACGCAAGTTTTAATACTCCGGCTGAAGCCAAAGACAATCTTCACATTGTTTTTACTTCACTGCACGGAACTTCTATAAAATCAATCCCGGATGTTTTATCTCAGGCTGGTTACAAAAATGTACACATTGTACCAGAACAGGCGGTTCCAGACGGAGATTTCCCAACTGTAAAATCTCCAAATCCGGAAGAACCTGAAGCCTTAACAATGGCTTTAGCTTTAGCTGATAAAACAAACTCTGATATCGTGGTTGGAACAGATCCTGACTGTGACCGTTTAGGTGTTGCTGTTAGAAATAACGACGGTAAAATGATTTTGCTTAACGGAAACCAGACTATGGTTTTAATGACTTCTTTCCTTTTGAAACAATGGAAAAAAGCTGGAAAAATCAATGGGAAACAATTCGTTGGATCAACAATCGTTTCGACTCCAATGATGATGGAACTGGCAACAAGTTACGGAGTTGAATGCAAAGTAGGTTTAACAGGATTTAAATGGATTGCTAAAATGATCAAAGATTTTCCTGAACTTGAATTTATCGGCGGCGGTGAAGAAAGTTTCGGATTTATGGTTGGCGATGCTGTTAGAGATAAAGATGCTGTTGCCGCTACCCTATTGATCTGCGAAGTTGCTGCTCAGGCAAAAGCAGCAGGAAGCTCTGTTTACAAAGAACTTTTACAACTTTACGTAGAAAATGGTTTCTACAAAGAATTTCTAGTTTCATTGACTAAAAAAGGAATGGAAGGTTTAGAAGAAATCAACCAAATGATGGTTAATTTACGTCAGAATCCATTAAAAGAAATCAACGGACAACGTGTTATTATGGTTGAAGATTACCAATCATCAACTGCATTGAATTTATTGACAAACGAAGAATCTTCGATGGATATTCCAAAATCAAACGTATTGATTTATTATACAGAAGACGGTTCTAAAATTTGCGCAAGACCAAGCGGAACTGAACCAAAAATTAAATTCTATATCAGCGTTAATGCCGAATTAGAATCAGTTTTAGATTTTGATGATGCTGAAAAATTCTTAGACGAAAAAATCCAGAACATTATTGCAGATATGCAGTTAAACTAA
- a CDS encoding winged helix-turn-helix transcriptional regulator codes for MYSIDDKQYPCSTSLTMKYIGGKWKAVILIHLIQKKRYSELRKECKVITERTLSLQLKEMEEDGLVTRTVYTSKPPLRVEYELTEFGKTLIPLLNSIAEWGMETAKNNKRIQAVE; via the coding sequence ATGTATAGTATAGATGATAAGCAGTATCCTTGCAGTACAAGCCTGACAATGAAGTATATTGGAGGAAAATGGAAGGCAGTTATTTTAATTCACTTAATTCAAAAAAAGCGATACAGTGAATTGAGAAAAGAATGCAAGGTTATTACAGAACGAACATTGAGTCTGCAGTTAAAAGAAATGGAAGAAGACGGTCTGGTTACCCGCACAGTTTATACCAGCAAACCGCCATTAAGAGTGGAGTATGAATTAACAGAATTTGGAAAGACGCTTATTCCTTTACTGAACTCTATTGCTGAATGGGGAATGGAAACTGCAAAAAATAATAAACGCATACAAGCTGTTGAATAA
- a CDS encoding type B 50S ribosomal protein L31, translating to MKKGIHPENYRLVAFKDMSNDDVFITKSTADTKETIEVDGVEYPVVKMEISRTSHPFYTGKSKLIDTAGRIDKFKTKYAKHAKK from the coding sequence ATGAAAAAAGGAATTCACCCAGAAAATTACAGATTAGTTGCATTTAAAGACATGTCAAATGATGACGTTTTTATCACTAAATCTACTGCAGATACAAAAGAAACAATTGAAGTTGACGGAGTTGAGTATCCAGTTGTAAAAATGGAGATTTCTAGAACATCTCACCCTTTTTATACTGGTAAATCTAAACTTATTGATACTGCAGGACGTATTGATAAATTCAAAACTAAATATGCAAAACACGCTAAAAAATAA
- a CDS encoding glycosyltransferase family 2 protein yields the protein MNLSILIPLLNEEESLKELYSWIIKVMQSNNYSYEIIFVDDGSTDDSWNIIEGFSNENPNVKGIRFMKNFGKSQALHAGFAKAKGDVIITMDADLQDSPDEIPELYEMITQQKFDLVSGWKKKRYDSVVAKNLPSKLFNWAARKTSGVELNDFNCGLKAYKNVVVKNIEVSGEMHRYIPVLAKNAGFGKIGEKVVIHQARKYGETKFGMERFINGFLDLITIWFLSRFGKRPMHLFGAIGSIMFIIGFLSAGYIGVSKLYHMYNGMKYSLVTNNPWFFIALTTMILGTQLFLAGFLGEIILRTKNNEERYKVSREVNF from the coding sequence ATGAATCTATCTATACTTATACCGCTTCTAAACGAGGAGGAATCGCTTAAAGAACTCTATTCATGGATTATTAAAGTGATGCAGTCTAATAATTACTCTTATGAAATCATTTTTGTAGATGATGGAAGTACAGATGATTCTTGGAATATTATTGAAGGTTTCTCTAACGAAAACCCAAATGTAAAGGGAATTCGTTTCATGAAAAATTTCGGAAAATCGCAGGCTTTACACGCAGGTTTTGCAAAAGCAAAAGGTGATGTTATTATTACTATGGATGCTGATTTGCAAGACAGTCCGGATGAAATTCCTGAATTGTACGAAATGATTACACAACAGAAATTCGATTTAGTTTCTGGCTGGAAAAAGAAACGTTACGATTCTGTAGTGGCTAAAAACCTTCCTTCAAAATTATTTAACTGGGCAGCCAGAAAAACTTCGGGTGTTGAGCTTAATGATTTTAACTGCGGATTAAAAGCGTACAAAAATGTTGTAGTTAAAAACATTGAAGTTTCGGGCGAGATGCACCGTTATATTCCGGTTTTGGCAAAAAATGCCGGTTTTGGAAAAATTGGTGAAAAAGTAGTAATTCATCAGGCACGTAAATACGGCGAAACCAAATTTGGAATGGAACGCTTTATTAACGGATTCCTTGATTTAATTACGATTTGGTTTTTATCAAGATTCGGAAAAAGACCAATGCACTTATTTGGCGCTATTGGTTCGATCATGTTTATTATTGGTTTTTTATCTGCCGGATATATTGGAGTTTCAAAATTATACCATATGTATAATGGAATGAAATATAGCCTGGTAACTAATAATCCTTGGTTTTTTATAGCCTTAACTACAATGATTCTGGGAACTCAGCTGTTTTTAGCCGGATTTTTAGGAGAAATTATCTTAAGAACCAAAAACAACGAAGAACGTTATAAAGTATCACGAGAGGTTAATTTTTAA
- a CDS encoding TonB-dependent receptor plug domain-containing protein yields MNKNKLIFALLFLCFTCISFAQNAHVKGIILDNENHPVSNVNITSGKNNTQSDVNGFFDIEVISNKKASIIFTHISLKMISLTVSLKPNEVFVFNPVMNNSQEQMGEVFVSSKNRKRVQGITTVETATIKKIPGANAGIENILKTLPGVNSNNELSTQYAVRGGNYDENLVYVNEVEVYRPFLIRSGQQEGLSFTNTDLVQNVDFSAGGFQAKFGDKLSSVLDITYRKPTQFGASLEASFLGGSASVDLVSKNKKWSAVTGVRYRNNSLLVNSQDTQTNYTPTFADIQTNINYDISEKWQMSFLGNISQNKYLYQPLTRETKFGTIDQPMALAVYYEGQEKDQYDTYFGALKTTYKVSPSLTLKLIGSLFHTTEQEHFDILAQYRLGNIDPENPNNASSIDFTRGIGSQLNHARNDLDALIANVELKGTKEWQESQLEFGLKYTRESIRDRIVEWEMIDSAGFSINPPLVILPENNQPYTPYTGPLLSYQDIRATNFNTINRFSGYAQWNKQSQLGSNQIWYHLGARFQSWKVSGALEEGKNQVVVSPRAQFAIKPDWDMDMVFRISGGLYHQPPFYRELRDLDGVVNPNVKAQEAVHVVLSNDYNFKMWNRPFKWVTEVYYKSLSDVNVYSIDNVRIRYVANNNAKAYAQGLDFRLNGEFVPGTESWVSFGYLKTEENYENKGYIARPTDQRLKFAMLFQDYMPNIPSVKLYLNLVYNTGLPGGAPAYSDPYLYQNRLNDYRRADIGFAKVFVDASTQSSKTSWLKNFKELSLGVEIFNLFNNQNAITNTWVRDVYSKNQYAIPNYMTSRVFNIKLNARL; encoded by the coding sequence TTGAATAAAAACAAGTTAATATTCGCTTTACTTTTCTTGTGCTTTACTTGTATTTCATTTGCTCAAAACGCTCATGTAAAAGGTATTATTTTAGATAATGAAAATCATCCGGTTTCGAATGTCAATATAACTTCGGGAAAAAATAATACACAATCTGATGTAAATGGTTTTTTTGATATTGAAGTAATTTCAAATAAAAAAGCTTCGATTATTTTTACGCATATTTCCTTAAAAATGATCAGCCTTACAGTAAGTTTAAAGCCAAATGAAGTTTTTGTTTTTAATCCTGTAATGAATAATTCGCAGGAACAAATGGGTGAAGTTTTTGTTTCGTCCAAAAACAGAAAACGGGTTCAGGGAATTACAACTGTAGAAACGGCGACAATTAAAAAGATTCCTGGCGCAAATGCCGGTATAGAAAATATTCTAAAAACACTTCCGGGCGTAAATTCAAACAATGAATTGAGTACGCAATATGCAGTTCGAGGCGGTAATTACGATGAAAATTTAGTTTATGTAAATGAAGTCGAAGTCTATCGTCCATTTTTAATTCGTTCAGGACAACAGGAAGGTTTGAGTTTTACCAATACTGATTTGGTTCAAAACGTAGATTTCTCGGCTGGAGGATTTCAGGCCAAATTTGGAGATAAACTTTCATCTGTTTTAGATATCACGTATAGAAAACCAACACAGTTTGGAGCTTCGCTAGAAGCGAGTTTTTTAGGCGGAAGCGCTTCTGTCGATTTAGTTTCAAAAAATAAAAAATGGTCAGCCGTTACCGGAGTTCGTTACCGCAATAATAGTCTGCTTGTAAACAGTCAGGATACACAAACCAATTATACGCCCACTTTTGCCGATATTCAAACGAATATAAATTATGATATTTCTGAAAAATGGCAGATGAGCTTTTTAGGGAATATTTCGCAGAATAAATATTTGTATCAGCCATTAACGCGCGAAACAAAATTTGGAACTATTGATCAGCCAATGGCGCTTGCGGTTTATTATGAAGGTCAGGAAAAAGACCAATATGATACTTATTTTGGTGCTCTAAAAACAACATATAAAGTTTCGCCTTCGCTGACTTTAAAACTTATAGGTTCTTTATTTCATACAACAGAACAAGAACATTTTGATATTTTGGCACAATATCGTTTAGGGAATATTGATCCTGAAAACCCAAATAATGCATCGTCAATAGATTTTACCCGCGGAATTGGTTCTCAGCTAAATCACGCACGAAACGATTTAGATGCTTTAATCGCTAATGTCGAACTTAAGGGGACTAAAGAATGGCAGGAAAGCCAGCTTGAATTTGGATTGAAATATACCAGAGAGTCTATTCGCGACAGAATTGTAGAGTGGGAGATGATCGATTCGGCTGGATTTTCTATTAATCCGCCGTTAGTTATTCTTCCGGAAAACAATCAGCCGTATACACCATATACAGGTCCGCTTTTGTCATATCAGGATATTCGTGCGACAAACTTCAATACCATTAATAGGTTTTCTGGATATGCACAGTGGAATAAACAATCTCAATTGGGGTCAAACCAAATCTGGTACCATCTTGGAGCACGTTTTCAGAGTTGGAAAGTTTCGGGTGCTTTAGAAGAAGGGAAAAATCAGGTTGTAGTAAGTCCGAGAGCGCAATTTGCCATAAAACCAGATTGGGATATGGATATGGTTTTCAGAATTTCTGGAGGATTGTATCATCAGCCGCCGTTTTATAGAGAACTTCGTGATCTTGACGGTGTTGTAAATCCAAATGTAAAAGCTCAGGAAGCAGTTCATGTAGTTTTGAGCAACGATTATAATTTTAAAATGTGGAACCGCCCATTTAAATGGGTTACAGAAGTGTATTATAAATCGCTTTCAGATGTAAATGTGTATTCGATTGATAATGTCCGAATTCGATATGTTGCCAATAATAATGCAAAAGCTTATGCACAAGGATTGGATTTTAGATTAAACGGAGAATTTGTTCCAGGAACAGAATCGTGGGTTAGTTTTGGGTATTTAAAAACCGAAGAAAACTACGAAAACAAAGGATATATTGCCCGACCGACAGATCAGCGATTGAAATTTGCAATGCTGTTTCAGGATTATATGCCGAATATCCCGAGTGTAAAATTGTATTTGAATTTGGTTTACAATACAGGACTGCCAGGCGGTGCGCCGGCCTATTCTGATCCGTACTTATATCAAAACAGGTTAAATGATTATAGAAGAGCTGATATTGGTTTTGCAAAGGTTTTTGTTGATGCCAGTACGCAGAGTTCTAAAACGAGCTGGCTGAAAAACTTTAAAGAATTATCGCTTGGTGTAGAAATTTTTAATCTTTTTAATAATCAAAATGCCATAACCAATACCTGGGTGCGCGATGTGTATTCTAAAAACCAGTATGCGATTCCAAATTATATGACTTCGAGGGTTTTTAATATAAAACTGAATGCGAGATTGTAA
- a CDS encoding DUF4199 domain-containing protein → MINEVIKKNGIAYGVMIGIASALVTATIYAIDLNLFTAWWMGLIGIAISITISIILLSKTKKELNGVFPFKDAFTTYFIAAVIGILISTSFNIILFNVIDPGAKDTLSDIMVKYTANMMQKFGAPASSINEAIAKMKLTNPYSTLELLKGSVFAMVISAIFGLIFAAFFKSKTTQE, encoded by the coding sequence ATGATTAATGAAGTTATAAAAAAGAATGGTATTGCGTATGGTGTAATGATTGGAATTGCATCTGCATTGGTTACTGCAACTATCTATGCTATTGATTTAAACTTGTTTACTGCATGGTGGATGGGATTAATAGGCATCGCAATCAGCATTACAATCAGCATCATTTTACTTTCTAAAACTAAGAAAGAATTAAACGGTGTTTTTCCTTTTAAAGATGCTTTTACCACTTATTTTATAGCAGCAGTAATTGGTATTTTAATTTCTACTTCTTTTAATATTATCTTATTTAACGTTATTGACCCGGGTGCAAAAGACACTTTAAGCGACATAATGGTAAAATATACTGCAAACATGATGCAGAAATTTGGCGCTCCGGCTTCATCAATCAACGAAGCTATTGCTAAAATGAAACTAACAAATCCTTATTCGACTCTTGAATTATTAAAAGGATCAGTTTTTGCTATGGTAATCAGCGCAATTTTCGGATTAATTTTCGCAGCATTTTTTAAAAGCAAAACTACTCAAGAATAA